A genomic region of Trifolium pratense cultivar HEN17-A07 linkage group LG3, ARS_RC_1.1, whole genome shotgun sequence contains the following coding sequences:
- the LOC123916201 gene encoding alpha-glucan phosphorylase, H isozyme: MGSKVETNGAKGGGGSLVSAKVPAVANPLAEKPDEIASNISYHAQYSPHFSPFKFELEQAYYATAESVRDRLVQQWNETYLHFHKVDPKQTYYLSMEFLQGRALTNAIGNLNIQDAYADALRKFGLELEEITEQEKDAALGNGGLGRLASCFLDSMATLNLPAWGYGLRYRYGLFKQIIAKEGQDEVAEDWLEKFSPWEIVRHDILYPIRFFGQVEVSPNGSRKWVGGEVMQALAYDVPIPGYQTKNTISLRLWEAKARADDFDLFLFNDGQLESASVLHSRAQQICSVLYPGDATEGGKLLRLKQQYFLCSASLQDIISRFKERRQGPWNWSEFPTKVAVQLNDTHPTLSIPELMRLLMDEEGLGWDEAWEVTSKTIAYTNHTVLPEALEKWSQPVMWKLLPRHMEIIEEIDKRFTTLITNTRLDLESELSNIRILDNNPQKPVVRMANLCVVSAHTVNGVAQLHSDILKSELFANYVSIWPTKFQNKTNGITPRRWLSFCSPELSQIITKWLKTDKWVTNLDLLTGLREFADNEDLQAEWLSAKKANKQRLAQYVLKVTGESIDPDTLFDIQVKRIHEYKRQLLNILYVIYRYKKLKELSPEERKSTTPRTVMIGGKAFATYTNAKRIVKLVNDVGAVVNSDPEVNSYLKVVFVPNYNVSVAEVLIPGSELSQHISTAGMEASGTSNMKFALNGCLIIGTLDGANVEIREEIGEENFFLFGATADDVPRLRKERENGLFKPDPRFEEAKKFIRSGVFGSYDYNPLLDSLEGNSGYGRGDYFLVGYDFPSYVDAQEKVDEAYRDKKRWLKMSILSTAGSGKFSSDRTIAQYAKEIWNIEECRVP, from the exons ATGGGTTCCAAAGTAGAGACTAATGGTGCTAAAGGTGGTGGTGGTTCTTTAGTTTCTGCTAAAGTTCCTGCTGTTGCAAATCCACTGGCTGAAAAACCTGATGAAATTGCTTCTAATATCAGTTACCATGCTCAGTATAGCCCCCATTTTTCCCCTTTCAAGTTTGAGCTTGAACAAGCTTACTATGCAACTGCTGAGAGTGTTCGTGATCGTCTCGTTCAG CAATGGAATGAAACATACTTACATTTTCACAAAGTTGATCCCAAGCAAACGTACTACTTATCAATGGAGTTCCTTCAAGGTCGAGCTTTGACAAATGCTATTGGAAATCTGAATATCCAAGATGCATATGCTGATGCTTTGCGCAAATTCGGACTTGAACTTGAAGAAATAACTGAGCAG GAGAAGGATGCAGCACTAGGAAATGGTGGTCTTGGTAGGCTTGCTTCTTGCTTTCTGGATTCCATGGCAACACTTAATTTGCCTGCTTGGGGGTACGGTTTGAGGTATAGGTATGGACTATTTAAGCAGATAATCGCAAAAGAAGGTCAAGATGAAGTTGCAGAAGACTGGCTTGAG AAATTTAGCCCCTGGGAAATTGTGAGGCATGACATTTTGTACCCGATTAGATTCTTTGGCCAGGTCGAGGTTAGTCCTAATGGAAG CCGAAAATGGGTTGGTGGAGAAGTTATGCAAGCACTAGCTTATGATGTGCCGATTCCTGGATACCAGACCAAGAACACCATCAGTCTTCGTCTCTGGGAAGCTAAAGCGCGTGCTGatgattttgatttatttttattcaatgaTGGACAGCTTGAATCTGCTTCAGTGCTTCACTCACGAGCTCAACAG ATTTGTTCGGTTTTGTATCCTGGAGATGCCACAGAAGGTGGAAAACTTTTACGGCTGAAGCAGCAGTACTTTCTCTGCAGTGCATCACTCCAA GACATTATTTCCCGATTCAAGGAGAGGAGGCAAGGACCCTGGAACTGGTCCGAGTTCCCGACAAAGGTTGCCGTACAACTGAATGATACTCACCCAACCCTTTCAATACCAGAGTTAATGCGATTACTTATGGACGAAGAAGGACTTGGATGGGATGAAGCATGGGAGGTGACATCAAA GACAATTGCTTACACAAATCACACTGTCCTCCCTGAAGCGCTGGAGAAATGGTCTCAACCTGTAATGTGGAAACTGCTTCCTCGCCACATGGAAATCATAGAAGAAATTGACAAAAGA TTCACTACATTGATAACTAATACCCGATTGGACCTTGAGAGTGAACTTTCCAACATCCGCATCTTGGACAATAATCCACAGAAGCCGGTTGTTCGGATGGCTAATTTGTGTGTGGTTTCTGCTCATACT GTGAACGGTGTTGCCCAGTTACACAGTGATATATTGAAGTCAGAATTATTTGCAAATTATGTTTCAATATGGCCAACAAAgttccaaaacaaaacaaatggcATTACACCTCGAAGATGGCTAAGTTTTTGCAGTCCTGAGCTAAGCCAAATAATCACTAAGTGGTTAAAAACTGATAAGTGGGTAACCAATCTCGACTTATTAACAGGTCTTCGAGAG TTTGCTGACAACGAAGATCTACAAGCAGAGTGGCTGTCCGCAAAGAAGGCTAATAAGCAGCGCTTGGCACAGTATGTTCTGAAGGTGACAGGAGAGAGCATTGACCCTGATACTCTATTTGACATTCAAGTCAAGCGTATCCATGAATACAAGAGGCAGCTACTAAATATTCTTTATGTGATCTATAGATATAAAAAGTTGAAG GAGTTGAGCCCTGAAGAACGGAAAAGTACAACTCCACGCACTGTCATGATTGGAGGAAAGGCATTTGCAACATACACAAATGCTAAACGGATAGTCAAGCTGGTCAATGATGTTGGTGCTGTTGTAAACAGTGATCCTGAGGTCAATAGCTACTTGAAG GTTGTGTTTGTTCCAAATTACAATGTATCAGTGGCGGAGGTGCTTATCCCGGGTAGTGAGCTATCACAGCATATTAGTACCGCAGGCATGGAAGCAAGTGGCACGAGCAACATGAAATTTGCTTTGAATGGATGCCTTATTATAGGTACGTTAGATGGAGCTAATGTGGAAATCAGAGAAGAGATTGGTGAGGAGAATTTTTTCCTCTTCGGTGCAACAGCTGATGATGTCCCTCGACTGAGGAAGGAAAGAGAGAATGGATTG TTCAAACCGGATCCTCGATTCGAAGAGGCAAAGAAGTTTATTAGGAGTGGAGTGTTTGGAAGCTATGACTACAACCCATTGCTTGATTCATTGGAAGGAAATTCTGGTTATGGTCGTGGTGATTACTTTCTTGTTGGTTATGATTTCCCAAGCTACGTGGATGCTCAGGAAAAAGTGGATGAAGCATATCG TGATAAGAAAAGGTGGCTAAAAATGTCTATCTTAAGCACTGCTGGGAGTGGAAAGTTCAGCAGTGACAGGACAATTGCTCAGTATGCTAAGGAAATTTGGAACATAGAAGAATGCCGCGTACCATAA
- the LOC123915886 gene encoding serine/arginine-rich splicing factor SR45a-like — MTSYSRRSRYSASPSPSPSPSPYRRYGRSLSRSLSRSISRSRSRSTSRDAENPGNNLYVTGLSPRITKRELEKHFAAEGKVVDVHLVVDPWTRESRGFGFVTMATLEEADRCVKYLNRSVLEGRVIMVEKARRRRGRTPTPGKYLGLRTIRGRRHSPSYSPSPRRSPIYSRSPIYSPCRSPYSSDRSRSRSYSPEYSRRRTYSPDYRRRRAYSPYYSRRRSYYRYDRHRSYSRSRSPYSRSPVSMRDRSYSPYGSRYDSPDDSYYRRYRYRSVSRSVSPRPRRSYSQSASPVHSVSPRPRKRSGRSHSRSSRRSGYYKSKHSRSTSSSLSVSSRSFSRSNTPGSTSPSY, encoded by the exons ATG ACATCCTATTCACGGAGATCAAG GTATTCTGCCTCTCCCTCCCCCTCTCCATCGCCCTCTCCATACAGGCGATACGGTAGGTCTTTGTCCAGGTCTCTATCAAGGTCCATATCCAGAAGCCGTTCAAG GAGCACTTCACGAGATGCAGAAAATCCGGGAAACAATCTGTATGTGACAGGACTGTCTCCCAGGATTACCAAGAGAGAACTGGAAAAACATTTTGCTGCTGAGGGAAAA GTTGTAGATGTCCATCTGGTTGTTGATCCATGGACAAGGGAGTCACGTGGTTTTGGATTTGTGACAATGGCGACTTTAGAAGAAGCTGATCGATGTGTGAAGTATCTGAATCGCTCTGTACTTGAAGGGCGTGTTATCATGGTGGAGAAG GCTAGAAGACGACGCGGTCGAACCCCAACACCTGGGAAATATCTAGGTCTCAGGACTATTCGAG GACGACGTCACTCTCCAAGCTACTCTCCTAGTCCTCGTCGTTCTCCTATCTATTCTCGTTCTCCTATCTATTCTCCCTGTCGTTCACCTTATTCTTCAGATCGCAGTCGAAGTCGCTCTTACTCACCCGAATACAGCCGACGAAGGACCTACTCTCCTGACTACAGGCGAAGGAGGGCATACTCGCCATACTATAGTCGACGCAGGTCATACTATCGTTATGACCGGCACAGGTCTTATTCCCGGTCTCGCTCTCCTTACAGCAGGTCTCCTGTCAGCATGCGTGACAGATCATACTCTCCCTATGGCTCCAGATATGACTCACCTGATGATAGCTACTATAGAAGGTACCGTTACAGATCGGTTTCTCGAAGCGTCTCACCCAGGCCAAGGAGGAGCTACTCGCAGAGTGCCTCTCCTGTTCATAGTGTCTCCCCCAGGCCAAGGAAGAGATCAGGAAGGAGTCATTCAAGAAGCTCTAGAAGGAGTGGTTATTACAAATCTAAGCATTCTCGATCAACTAGCTCAAGTTTGAGTGTTAGTTCCAGATCGTTTTCAAGGTCCAACACTCCCGGATCTACCTCTCCTTCATATTGA